The Shewanella sp. MTB7 genome includes a window with the following:
- a CDS encoding rhodanese-like domain-containing protein, which yields MLKTIAELVAETRGSINCINAKDAAVKCTEMQGVLIDVREPAESAQQAVKGALLIPRGIVEMKMMTQYPDAEQAIFTHCASGVRACLAAEQLVRLGYNNVWAITCKLDAVCAANS from the coding sequence ATGCTAAAAACAATCGCAGAGCTAGTCGCCGAAACACGAGGCTCAATCAATTGCATCAATGCTAAAGATGCCGCGGTAAAGTGCACTGAGATGCAGGGAGTATTGATCGATGTGCGTGAGCCTGCAGAATCTGCCCAGCAAGCCGTTAAGGGAGCCTTGCTCATTCCACGGGGAATAGTAGAGATGAAGATGATGACACAGTATCCCGATGCAGAACAGGCAATCTTCACCCATTGTGCATCGGGCGTCAGAGCCTGTTTGGCCGCTGAGCAACTGGTTAGATTGGGTTATAACAATGTCTGGGCCATCACCTGTAAATTAGATGCCGTTTGTGCGGCAAATAGTTAA
- a CDS encoding cobalamin-binding protein translates to MTAVAAPAKRVIALSPHAVEMLYAIGAGETILATTDHADFPAAALDIPRIGGYHGVQIERIIELNPDLVLVWGSGNKAEDIERIKELGFKVFNSDPKSLEAVASELRVLGELTGHEDKANKIADRYLADLTELRKRNLAKPEVKVFYQLWSTPLMTVSKNSWIQQIIQVCHGDNVYFDAASDYPQVSLEAVLLKMPEVILQSQDKGNVLGIDWSEWQEIPAVKNQHIYQLDADLLHRAAPRALLGVNALCEALDKAR, encoded by the coding sequence ATGACGGCGGTTGCTGCGCCAGCAAAACGGGTTATTGCCTTATCGCCTCATGCGGTGGAGATGCTATATGCCATCGGGGCGGGTGAGACAATTTTGGCGACCACAGATCATGCTGATTTTCCTGCTGCGGCGTTGGATATTCCCCGAATTGGTGGTTATCACGGCGTTCAAATAGAACGCATCATTGAGCTCAATCCCGACCTTGTATTGGTGTGGGGCAGCGGCAATAAAGCGGAAGATATAGAAAGGATCAAAGAGTTAGGTTTTAAGGTGTTTAACAGCGATCCGAAGAGCTTAGAGGCGGTAGCGTCTGAGCTAAGGGTATTGGGTGAGCTAACGGGCCATGAAGATAAGGCCAACAAGATTGCCGATAGATACCTTGCTGATCTGACTGAACTGCGTAAGCGTAATCTAGCTAAACCTGAAGTGAAGGTGTTCTATCAGCTTTGGTCTACGCCCTTGATGACAGTCTCTAAGAATAGTTGGATCCAACAGATCATCCAAGTCTGTCATGGGGATAATGTCTATTTCGACGCTGCCAGTGATTATCCCCAAGTGAGTTTGGAAGCAGTGCTTTTGAAGATGCCGGAGGTGATATTGCAGAGTCAAGATAAGGGTAATGTGTTAGGCATTGATTGGAGTGAGTGGCAGGAGATCCCCGCGGTAAAGAACCAACATATCTATCAGTTAGATGCCGATCTTTTACATAGAGCTGCGCCTAGGGCACTATTAGGGGTTAATGCGCTTTGCGAAGCACTGGATAAGGCTAGGTAA
- a CDS encoding YgaP family membrane protein, which translates to MISLALTTLISPHFIWFTAFVGANLFQSAFTGFCPIAILMKKLGIKTEAQCAVAKAL; encoded by the coding sequence GTGATTTCACTGGCGCTGACGACCTTGATCAGCCCCCACTTTATCTGGTTCACCGCTTTTGTGGGTGCCAATCTGTTTCAGAGTGCCTTTACTGGCTTCTGCCCAATTGCTATCTTGATGAAAAAGTTGGGCATAAAAACAGAAGCTCAATGTGCTGTCGCTAAAGCACTTTAA
- a CDS encoding MAPEG family protein, translating to MTTLLICLFIAMLLPYLAKGPVAVAMAKAGGYDNAHPREQQAKLTGFGARAVAGHQNAFESLILFGLAVVTVIATDSVNDTAVTFAIVHVIARIAYQVLYLIDKGTLRSLSWFVAIISSFVIFCQAF from the coding sequence ATGACCACGTTACTTATTTGTTTGTTTATCGCCATGTTACTGCCCTATCTTGCCAAAGGCCCAGTTGCGGTAGCAATGGCTAAAGCTGGTGGATACGATAATGCGCATCCTAGAGAGCAACAAGCAAAGTTAACGGGCTTCGGTGCCCGGGCTGTTGCTGGTCATCAAAATGCGTTTGAATCACTTATTCTTTTTGGACTCGCGGTAGTGACTGTGATTGCAACCGACAGTGTTAACGACACCGCTGTGACCTTTGCGATAGTGCATGTTATTGCTCGTATCGCTTATCAAGTTCTATATCTTATCGATAAAGGAACGCTACGCTCCCTGAGCTGGTTTGTGGCTATCATCTCCTCTTTTGTCATCTTCTGTCAGGCGTTTTAG